Genomic DNA from Niabella ginsenosidivorans:
TTCCTGTGAGCCTATGGGTTTGCCCTGGGTGGCTTTTGGGGGTTCTTTTTTGGTGGTATCCTTTTGCGGTTTGTCCTCGTCCATGATCGGTTTGGATTCAGGCCCGATATACTCATTGTTGTTCTGCATGTAATCCTGTTCTGTGCCTACACCAGCGTCTTCCCCTTCCGCGGTAGGTGTTACGCTGTCGGAAGTAACGTACATGGATGGATCTGCACTTAAAAGCTCATTATCCATGGAGGGGGGCTCGGGGAACTTTTCATCTTTATTAATCCCTAAAGACTTATCCGCATATATCTTTTTAAAGAAGGCTTCCCATATGGGCCTGGCTGCTTCACCGCCAAACCCGCCTTTACTGTCATTACGGATAAAACGGTCATCGCAACCTACCCAAACACCTGCCAGCAACTGGGGCGTAAAGCCCATGAACCAGGCATCAGCGTTATCATTGGTGGTACCTGTTTTACCCGCCATTTCTGCTGCGCCAAGGCGGGCGCGCAATCCCGCAGCAGTTCCTTTATCTACCACCCCCTGCATCATCCGTGTCATTATATAGGCCGATGCTTCGCTGATGGCTTCTTTACGATTGGCGCTATAATCAAAGCGTTTGATCACATTGCCGTTCCGGTCTTCTATACGGCTGATGAAATAGGGCTTTGTAGAAAAACCACGGCCTCCGAAAATGGAATATCCCCAAAGCATTTCAAAGAGCGACAGTTCACAGGAACCTAATGCAATGGAAGGGTAATTGGGCACTTTTGTAGGAATATTGATGCGTTGTAAAAAGTTAACGAACTGCGCTGTTCCTACCTGCTTCATGATATAAGCGGTGGCGCAGTTCTTTGACCAGGCCAGGGCTGAAGCCATCGTCATAGTACGGCCGGAACAGGTTCTGCTTGTTGCAGGCACTAACTGCCCGTTGCCAAAGTCCTGCTGCACATCTTCAACGGGTGAATCGGGCGTCATGCCCCTTTCATCAACAGCCTGTGCATACAGGAGCGGTTTTATTGTAGAGCCTACCTGCCGTTTTGTTCGGATATTGGCATGGTCATATTTATAGGTTTTAAAGTCAATACCCCCTACCCAGGCCCTAACTTCTCCTGTTACAGGATCCATTACCATAAAGGCCGACTGTACCATTGTTCTGTGGTATTTAATCGAATCATAAGGGGTCATTACTGTATCCTTACTTTTATTGGCATTCCAGGCAAAGACCTTCATGGGCACCTTTTTAAAGAAACTTGCACGGATCTCTTTGTCGGTAAAGCCGTCATCTGCCATATTCCGCCAGCGGTCGCTTTCCTTCATGGCCCGTTGCAGGATGTTCTCATGCCCCTTCCATACGGAGCCATCTTTTATAAATGACTGGCGTACCAGTGCCCGCTGAAGGTTGGGCACCTGTGCATATACAGCTTCCTCTGCATATTGCTGCATTAAAGGGTTGATAGTGGTATATATCTTTAAGCCATCTTCATAAAGACTGTAAGA
This window encodes:
- a CDS encoding penicillin-binding protein 1A encodes the protein MRKSVRIFWQIFFILFGLGILTILLANWGVFGKMPSMEELENPTITQASEVLAADGTPMGKYYLPNGNRSLVKYKDISPNVINALVATEDKRFYDHAGIDLKGTLRAIFLFGSEGGGSTITQQLALALFNQRASNKAVRVIQKLKEWIISVKLERNFTKEEIIALYLNAVPFSDNVYGIRNAAKTWFQKEPDRLTVDEAALLVGMINGPGIYNPRRNPKLAMDRRNLVIARMVENNNLSAAEGQQLQAMPIKLNYKKIDENTGYAPYFRDVLRDELKSILKDLKKPDGSSYSLYEDGLKIYTTINPLMQQYAEEAVYAQVPNLQRALVRQSFIKDGSVWKGHENILQRAMKESDRWRNMADDGFTDKEIRASFFKKVPMKVFAWNANKSKDTVMTPYDSIKYHRTMVQSAFMVMDPVTGEVRAWVGGIDFKTYKYDHANIRTKRQVGSTIKPLLYAQAVDERGMTPDSPVEDVQQDFGNGQLVPATSRTCSGRTMTMASALAWSKNCATAYIMKQVGTAQFVNFLQRINIPTKVPNYPSIALGSCELSLFEMLWGYSIFGGRGFSTKPYFISRIEDRNGNVIKRFDYSANRKEAISEASAYIMTRMMQGVVDKGTAAGLRARLGAAEMAGKTGTTNDNADAWFMGFTPQLLAGVWVGCDDRFIRNDSKGGFGGEAARPIWEAFFKKIYADKSLGINKDEKFPEPPSMDNELLSADPSMYVTSDSVTPTAEGEDAGVGTEQDYMQNNNEYIGPESKPIMDEDKPQKDTTKKEPPKATQGKPIGSQEEPKKKKGLFNRIFGKKDKKNPDQHP